From the Pomacea canaliculata isolate SZHN2017 linkage group LG4, ASM307304v1, whole genome shotgun sequence genome, one window contains:
- the LOC112562435 gene encoding uncharacterized protein LOC112562435 isoform X1, with the protein MSAYARTRRKQYLRSIMNLLKAFIAWTVSSYACHHTAKVFLTEVSALTLVLTPVSAAAVLSLVQLLCCCLVTKMSQDKSVIVDDAQVTKTTTKDDKACSYVAMTMHVLSTFLTNWSLARMEAASTLAIKLTEPMVSAIVQWMWLREGLNCHVCVSLPLVVGGALVFISDDVTHVQQALTSGVMLAMASNVLLAVRNVAIKGLHSGKLNVSLRWMGWNRLGLTAGVSFVILASSSTLAIRRVVSPGTDLAVTSLLLSGVFHVTYSLISTSVILRALDVVSHAMANVIKRMLVVALLYVSGSRSASGVNAAGLAMASVGLAVYVRGKAAVKAESWRCCPVGTNLKGHVYRKLTASNGRCQVLAAALISAALCLSLTSVNTLRPLHLTLGYLGADDDQQSFPLRPEWSTQSAPFGLNWPGPPDNATLLSQWADFLSLDYTQHPFDTDRLAPHLTTNEEVIWEIQRLHMQVMTSLLGGRRHVMLLDFSTSENKGDPAITVGEVALLRRLNVTVVFYCSIYMCSDAKLKEAHKISRNFTPSSLMILLHGGGNLVGYPESDILRKKILNFFPDFHCVLLSQSIWIRKDHEKHLNMCRELYSHRENLTIFLRDRQSLGLAQKHFPGTKLMLMPDMAFGLGRVPRTMPPTHDIVWIKRSDSESSNYKIPEIPANLKVQVEDWWKWTTNKGRTPMETSFLIAFNGLSFLQRGRVVITDRLHGHILSVLLGIPHVLIDNPPYFKLSSFRRTWTAGLSNTVLVTKGEEALEKAQELLQRYESSLPPIMTYWEAKY; encoded by the exons ATGTCAGCGTATGCAAGAACCAGAAGAAAACAATACCTGAGGAG CATCATGAATCTTCTGAAAGCTTTTATCGCCTGGACAGTGTCGTCGTACGCCTGTCACCACACTGCCAAGGTCTTCCTCACGGAGGTCAGTGCGCTGACTCTTGTCCTCACTCCCGTGAGTGCGGCTGCAGTCCTGTCGTTGGTGCAGTTACTGTGTTGCTGTCTCGTCACCAAAATGTCGCAGGACAAGTCGGTCATCGTGGACGATGCACAGGTAACGAAAACGACGACCAAAGATGACAAGGCTTGTTCTTACGTTGCTATGACGATGCACGTGCTGTCGACGTTTCTGACCAACTGGAGTCTGGCCAGAATGGAAGCGGCCTCCACGTTGGCCATCAAGCTGACGGAACCCATGGTATCCGCGATAGTGCAGTGGATGTGGCTACGTGAGGGTCTCAACTGTCACGTGTGCGTCAGCCTTCCTCTGGTGGTTGGCGGGGCGCTAGTATTCAtctctgatgacgtcacgcaTGTGCAGCAGGCGCTGACCTCTGGCGTGATGCTGGCCATGGCATCTAACGTACTACTGGCTGTCCGCAACGTGGCTATCAAGGGACTGCACTCTGGTAAGCTAAACGTTAGCCTCAGGTGGATGGGGTGGAATCGCCTTGGTCTGACGGCCGGAGTGTCTTTCGTCATCTTGGCGTCATCATCTACCCTGGCCATCCGTCGCGTGGTGTCGCCTGGCACCGATCTGGCTGTGACGTCGCTGCTGCTGTCGGGAGTGTTTCACGTGACGTACTCGCTGATCAGCACGAGCGTCATCCTGCGTGCGCTGGACGTGGTCAGTCACGCTATGGCCAACGTCATCAAGCGCATGTTAGTGGTGGCGCTGCTGTACGTCAGCGGGTCACGCAGTGCATCAGGCGTCAACGCTGCGGGCCTGGCGATGGCGAGTGTGGGACTCGCTGTGTACGTCAGAGGGAAAGCTGCAGTCAAAGCAGAGAGCTGGCGATGCTGCCCTGTTGGTACTAATCTAAAAG GTCACGTGTACCGAAAACTGACGGCGAGTAATGGAAGATGTCAGGTGCTGGCTGCAGCCCTCATCAGTGCGGCATTATGCTTGTCTCTCACATCTGTAAACACATTGCGACCTCTTCACCTTACCTTGGGTTACCTGGGGGCAGACGACGACCAGCAGTCATTTCCGCTGAGACCTGAATGGAGTACACAGTCAGCTCCCTTTGGTCTCAACTGGCCAGGTCCACCAGACAACGCCACACTCTTGTCACAGTGGGCCGACTTCCTGTCTCTGGACTACACCCAGCATCCCTTCGACACGGACCGCCTGGCGCCTCATCTCACCACCAACGAGGAGGTCATCTGGGAGATACAGCGGTTGCACATGCAGGTGATGACGTCATTGCTGGGGGGACGACGTCACGTCATGCTACTGGACTTTTCTACGTCAGAGAACAAAGGGGATCCCGCTATTACCGTGGGAGAGGTGGCGCTGCTGCGGAGACTCAACGTCACAGTGGTGTTCTACTGCTCCATCTATATGTGTAGTGATGCTAAGCTTAAGGAAGCACACAAAATTAGCAGGAACTTCACCCCATCCTCCCTCATGATCCTCCTCCACGGAGGTGGAAACCTTGTGGGGTACCCGGAGTCGGACATCTTGCGGAAAAAGATCTTGAATTTTTTCCCGGACTTCCACTGCGTGTTGCTCTCTCAGAGCATATGGATTCGCAAGGATCACGAGAAGCATCTGAACATGTGTAGGGAGCTGTACTCCCACAGGGAGAACCTGACCATCTTCTTGAGGGACAGACAGTCGCTGGGTCTGGCGCAGAAACATTTTCCAGGGACGAAACTCATGCTGATGCCCGACATGGCGTTTGGCCTGGGGCGTGTCCCGCGCACTATGCCGCCTACACACGACATCGTGTGGATTAAGAGAAGTGATAGCGAGTCTTCTAATTATAAGATACCGGAGATCCCCGCCAACCTCAAGGTGCAAGTAGAAGACTGGTGGAAATGGACGACAAACAAGGGGAGAACACCCATGGAGACTTCGTTTCTGATAGCCTTCAACGGGTTGTCGTTCTTGCAGCGTGGGCGCGTGGTGATCACTGACCGACTACACGGCCACATCCTGTCCGTGCTGCTGGGAATCCCTCACGTGCTCATCGACAACCCTCCCTACTTCAAACTCTCCTCCTTCCGTCGCACGTGGACGGCGGGGTTATCCAACACTGTGCTGGTCACCAAAGGGGAGGAGGCTCTGGAGAAGGCGCAAGAACTTTTACAGAGATACGAGAGTTCCCTCCCTCCAATCATGACTTATTGGGAAGCAAAGTATTAA
- the LOC112562435 gene encoding uncharacterized protein LOC112562435 isoform X2: MNLLKAFIAWTVSSYACHHTAKVFLTEVSALTLVLTPVSAAAVLSLVQLLCCCLVTKMSQDKSVIVDDAQVTKTTTKDDKACSYVAMTMHVLSTFLTNWSLARMEAASTLAIKLTEPMVSAIVQWMWLREGLNCHVCVSLPLVVGGALVFISDDVTHVQQALTSGVMLAMASNVLLAVRNVAIKGLHSGKLNVSLRWMGWNRLGLTAGVSFVILASSSTLAIRRVVSPGTDLAVTSLLLSGVFHVTYSLISTSVILRALDVVSHAMANVIKRMLVVALLYVSGSRSASGVNAAGLAMASVGLAVYVRGKAAVKAESWRCCPVGTNLKGHVYRKLTASNGRCQVLAAALISAALCLSLTSVNTLRPLHLTLGYLGADDDQQSFPLRPEWSTQSAPFGLNWPGPPDNATLLSQWADFLSLDYTQHPFDTDRLAPHLTTNEEVIWEIQRLHMQVMTSLLGGRRHVMLLDFSTSENKGDPAITVGEVALLRRLNVTVVFYCSIYMCSDAKLKEAHKISRNFTPSSLMILLHGGGNLVGYPESDILRKKILNFFPDFHCVLLSQSIWIRKDHEKHLNMCRELYSHRENLTIFLRDRQSLGLAQKHFPGTKLMLMPDMAFGLGRVPRTMPPTHDIVWIKRSDSESSNYKIPEIPANLKVQVEDWWKWTTNKGRTPMETSFLIAFNGLSFLQRGRVVITDRLHGHILSVLLGIPHVLIDNPPYFKLSSFRRTWTAGLSNTVLVTKGEEALEKAQELLQRYESSLPPIMTYWEAKY; the protein is encoded by the exons ATGAATCTTCTGAAAGCTTTTATCGCCTGGACAGTGTCGTCGTACGCCTGTCACCACACTGCCAAGGTCTTCCTCACGGAGGTCAGTGCGCTGACTCTTGTCCTCACTCCCGTGAGTGCGGCTGCAGTCCTGTCGTTGGTGCAGTTACTGTGTTGCTGTCTCGTCACCAAAATGTCGCAGGACAAGTCGGTCATCGTGGACGATGCACAGGTAACGAAAACGACGACCAAAGATGACAAGGCTTGTTCTTACGTTGCTATGACGATGCACGTGCTGTCGACGTTTCTGACCAACTGGAGTCTGGCCAGAATGGAAGCGGCCTCCACGTTGGCCATCAAGCTGACGGAACCCATGGTATCCGCGATAGTGCAGTGGATGTGGCTACGTGAGGGTCTCAACTGTCACGTGTGCGTCAGCCTTCCTCTGGTGGTTGGCGGGGCGCTAGTATTCAtctctgatgacgtcacgcaTGTGCAGCAGGCGCTGACCTCTGGCGTGATGCTGGCCATGGCATCTAACGTACTACTGGCTGTCCGCAACGTGGCTATCAAGGGACTGCACTCTGGTAAGCTAAACGTTAGCCTCAGGTGGATGGGGTGGAATCGCCTTGGTCTGACGGCCGGAGTGTCTTTCGTCATCTTGGCGTCATCATCTACCCTGGCCATCCGTCGCGTGGTGTCGCCTGGCACCGATCTGGCTGTGACGTCGCTGCTGCTGTCGGGAGTGTTTCACGTGACGTACTCGCTGATCAGCACGAGCGTCATCCTGCGTGCGCTGGACGTGGTCAGTCACGCTATGGCCAACGTCATCAAGCGCATGTTAGTGGTGGCGCTGCTGTACGTCAGCGGGTCACGCAGTGCATCAGGCGTCAACGCTGCGGGCCTGGCGATGGCGAGTGTGGGACTCGCTGTGTACGTCAGAGGGAAAGCTGCAGTCAAAGCAGAGAGCTGGCGATGCTGCCCTGTTGGTACTAATCTAAAAG GTCACGTGTACCGAAAACTGACGGCGAGTAATGGAAGATGTCAGGTGCTGGCTGCAGCCCTCATCAGTGCGGCATTATGCTTGTCTCTCACATCTGTAAACACATTGCGACCTCTTCACCTTACCTTGGGTTACCTGGGGGCAGACGACGACCAGCAGTCATTTCCGCTGAGACCTGAATGGAGTACACAGTCAGCTCCCTTTGGTCTCAACTGGCCAGGTCCACCAGACAACGCCACACTCTTGTCACAGTGGGCCGACTTCCTGTCTCTGGACTACACCCAGCATCCCTTCGACACGGACCGCCTGGCGCCTCATCTCACCACCAACGAGGAGGTCATCTGGGAGATACAGCGGTTGCACATGCAGGTGATGACGTCATTGCTGGGGGGACGACGTCACGTCATGCTACTGGACTTTTCTACGTCAGAGAACAAAGGGGATCCCGCTATTACCGTGGGAGAGGTGGCGCTGCTGCGGAGACTCAACGTCACAGTGGTGTTCTACTGCTCCATCTATATGTGTAGTGATGCTAAGCTTAAGGAAGCACACAAAATTAGCAGGAACTTCACCCCATCCTCCCTCATGATCCTCCTCCACGGAGGTGGAAACCTTGTGGGGTACCCGGAGTCGGACATCTTGCGGAAAAAGATCTTGAATTTTTTCCCGGACTTCCACTGCGTGTTGCTCTCTCAGAGCATATGGATTCGCAAGGATCACGAGAAGCATCTGAACATGTGTAGGGAGCTGTACTCCCACAGGGAGAACCTGACCATCTTCTTGAGGGACAGACAGTCGCTGGGTCTGGCGCAGAAACATTTTCCAGGGACGAAACTCATGCTGATGCCCGACATGGCGTTTGGCCTGGGGCGTGTCCCGCGCACTATGCCGCCTACACACGACATCGTGTGGATTAAGAGAAGTGATAGCGAGTCTTCTAATTATAAGATACCGGAGATCCCCGCCAACCTCAAGGTGCAAGTAGAAGACTGGTGGAAATGGACGACAAACAAGGGGAGAACACCCATGGAGACTTCGTTTCTGATAGCCTTCAACGGGTTGTCGTTCTTGCAGCGTGGGCGCGTGGTGATCACTGACCGACTACACGGCCACATCCTGTCCGTGCTGCTGGGAATCCCTCACGTGCTCATCGACAACCCTCCCTACTTCAAACTCTCCTCCTTCCGTCGCACGTGGACGGCGGGGTTATCCAACACTGTGCTGGTCACCAAAGGGGAGGAGGCTCTGGAGAAGGCGCAAGAACTTTTACAGAGATACGAGAGTTCCCTCCCTCCAATCATGACTTATTGGGAAGCAAAGTATTAA
- the LOC112562437 gene encoding uncharacterized protein LOC112562437, whose translation MNLLIAFIAWTVSSYACHHTAKVFLTEVSALTLVLTPVRAAAVLSLVQLLCCCLVTKVSQDKSVIVDDAQVTKTTTKDDKFCYYVAMTMHVLSTFLTNWSLARMEAASTLAIKLTEPMVSAIVQWMWLREGLNCHVCVSLPLVVGGALVFISDEVTHVQKALTFGVILAMASNVLLAVRNVAIKGLHSGKLNVSLRWMGWNRIGVTAGVSFLIIASSSTLAIRRVLSPGTDLAVTSLLLSGAFHVTYSLISTSVILRVLDVVSHAMANVIKRMLVVALLYVSGSRSASGVNAAGLAVASVGLAVYVRGKAAVKAESWRCCPVGANIKGHVYRKMTASNGRCQVLAAALISAALCLSLTSVNTLRPLHLTLGYLGADDDQQSLPLTPETQSAPFGLNWPGPPHNATLLSQWAEFLSLDYTRHPFDTDRLAPTLHTNDDLVWEMQRLHVRVLTSLLGGRRHAMLMDFATYENKGDPAITAGQVALLKRLNVTIVFSCSTDLCNDKNLTKARVISKTYNSTSLIILLQGGGNLVGYSIADITREKILNRFPDFPTILFSQSIWLHKGHQAHLNKCREIYSHKENLTIFLRDRQSLGLAQKHFPGTKLMLMPDMAFILGRVPRTMPPSHDILWIKRADDESSGYKVPEIPTNLSVYVGDWLKWETNKGKTPMETSFLIAFNGLSFLQRGLVVITDRLHGHILSVLLGIPHVLIDNPPYFKLSSFRRSWTAGLSNTVLVTTGEEALEQAQQLLQRYESSLPSIMTYWEAKY comes from the exons ATGAATCTTCTGATAGCTTTCATCGCCTGGACAGTGTCGTCGTACGCCTGTCACCACACTGCTAAGGTCTTCCTCACGGAGGTCAGTGCGCTGACTCTTGTCCTCACTCCCGTGCGTGCGGCTGCAGTCCTGTCGTTGGTGCAGTTACTGTGTTGCTGTCTCGTCACCAAAGTGTCGCAGGACAAGTCGGTCATCGTGGACGATGCACAGGTAACGAAAACGACGACAAAAGATGACAAGTTTTGTTATTACGTTGCTATGACGATGCACGTGCTGTCAACGTTTCTGACCAACTGGAGTCTGGCCAGAATGGAAGCGGCCTCCACGTTGGCCATCAAGCTGACGGAACCCATGGTATCCGCGATAGTGCAGTGGATGTGGCTACGTGAGGGTCTCAACTGTCACGTGTGTGTCAGCCTTCCTCTGGTGGTTGGCGGGGCGCTAGTATTCATCTCTGATGAGGTCACGCATGTGCAGAAGGCGCTAACCTTTGGCGTGATTCTGGCCATGGCATCTAACGTACTACTGGCTGTCCGCAACGTGGCTATCAAGGGACTGCACTCTGGTAAGCTAAACGTTAGCCTGAGGTGGATGGGGTGGAATCGCATTGGTGTGACGGCCGGAGTGTCTTTCCTCATCATAGCGTCATCATCTACCCTGGCCATCCGTCGCGTGCTGTCGCCTGGCACCGAtctggctgtgacgtcactgctgctGTCGGGGGCGTTTCACGTGACGTACTCGCTGATCAGCACGAGCGTCATCCTGCGCGTGCTGGACGTGGTCAGTCACGCTATGGCCAACGTCATCAAGCGCATGTTAGTGGTGGCGCTGCTGTACGTCAGCGGGTCACGCAGTGCATCAGGCGTCAACGCTGCGGGCCTGGCGGTGGCGAGTGTGGGACTCGCTGTGTACGTCAGAGGGAAAGCTGCAGTCAAAGCAGAGAGCTGGCGATGCTGCCCTGTTGGTGCTAATATCAAAG GTCACGTGTACCGAAAAATGACCGCGAGTAATGGAAGATGTCAGGTGTTGGCTGCAGCCCTCATCAGTGCGGCATTATGCTTGTCTCTCACATCTGTAAACACATTGCGACCTCTGCACCTTACCTTGGGTTACCTGGGGGCAGACGACGACCAGCAGTCACTTCCGCTGACACCTGAGACACAGTCAGCTCCCTTTGGTCTCAACTGGCCGGGTCCACCACACAACGCCACACTCTTGTCACAGTGGGCCGAGTTCCTGTCTCTGGACTACACCCGCCATCCCTTCGACACGGACCGCCTGGCTCCCACCCTGCACACCAACGACGACCTGGTGTGGGAGATGCAACGCCTGCACGTGCGGGTTCTGACGTCATTGCTAGGTGGTCGACGTCACGCCATGCTGATGGACTTCGCCACTTACGAGAACAAAGGCGACCCCGCCATCACGGCGGGACAGGTGGCCTTGTTGAAGCGGCTCAACGTGACTATAGTCTTCAGCTGTTCTACTGATCTCTGTAACGACAAGAACCTTACAAAAGCAAGGGTGATAAGCAAAACATACAACTCAACATCGCTTATTATTCTATTGCAAGGTGGCGGTAACCTGGTCGGCTACTCAATCGCAGACATCACTCGGGAAAAAATCTTGAATCGTTTTCCGGATTTTCCgactattttgttttctcaaagcaTCTGGTTACACAAAGGACATCAAGCTCATCTCAATAAGTGTCGTGAGATTTACTCTCACAAGGAGAACCTGACCATCTTCTTGCGGGACAGACAGTCGCTGGGTCTGGCGCAGAAACATTTTCCAGGGACGAAACTCATGCTGATGCCCGACATGGCGTTTATCCTGGGGCGTGTCCCGCGCACCATGCCGCCTAGCCACGACATCTTGTGGATTAAGAGAGCAGATGATGAGTCTTCAGGGTATAAAGTACCCGAGATACCTACTAACCTCAGTGTTTATGTCGGCGACTGGTTGAAATGGGAGACAAACAAGGGCAAAACACCCATGGAGACTTCGTTTCTGATAGCCTTTAACGGGTTGTCGTTCTTGCAGCGTGGGCTCGTGGTGATCACTGACCGACTACACGGCCACATCCTGTCCGTGCTGCTGGGAATCCCTCACGTGCTCATCGACAACCCTCCCTACTTCAAACTCTCCTCCTTCCGTCGGTCGTGGACGGCGGGGTTATCCAACACGGTGCTGGTCACCACAGGGGAGGAGGCTCTGGAACAGGCACAACAACTTTTACAGAGATACGAGAGTTCCCTCCCTTCAATCATGACTTATTGGGAAGCAAAGTATTAA